From the genome of Papaver somniferum cultivar HN1 chromosome 2, ASM357369v1, whole genome shotgun sequence, one region includes:
- the LOC113353195 gene encoding putative germin-like protein 2-1: MKSFTFYLLVVFMALFSSFAFATDPGSLQDFCVAAENPNHAVFVNGLFCKDPNLVVADDFYLSRFNKPGVITNPVGSIVTLDNVFIIPGLNTLGLSVARVDYAPKGVNPPHTHPRATEVLTVMEGTLRVGFVTSNPDNKLFTKLIYKGDVFVFPQGLIHYQMNVGKTPAIAISFLSSQNPGVNRIGDAVFGSKPFIDDYVLTKAFQVDKKLVDILHSQCV; this comes from the exons atgaaaagcTTCACCTTTTATCTACTTGTAGTCTTCATGGCTTTGTTTTCTTCATTTGCTTTTGCTACTGATCCAGGTTCCCTGCAAGACTTTTGTGTCGCAGCTGAAAACCCAAATCATGCTG TCTTTGTGAACGGTTTATTCTGCAAGGACCCAAATCTTGTTGTAGCCGATGATTTCTATCTTTCCCGTTTCAATAAACCTGGAGTAATTACGAACCCAGTAGGATCCATTGTTACATTGGATAATGTTTTTATAATTCCTGGACTTAATACTCTTGGTCTCTCAGTGGCTCGTGTTGACTATGCACCAAAGGGAGTTAATCCACCGCATACACATCCAAGAGCAACTGAAGTTTTAACCGTAATGGAAGGTACTCTTCGGGTTGGATTTGTCACATCAAATCCAGATAACAAGCTCTTCACCAAATTGATTTACAAGGGAGATGTGTTTGTATTCCCTCAGGGACTCATTCATTATCAAATGAACGTGGGGAAAACCCCTGCTATTGCTATCTCCTTCTTAAGTAGCCAAAACCCTGGTGTAAATAGAATAGGGGACGCTGTTTTTGGTTCCAAACCATTCATTGATGATTACGTTTTGACGAAGGCTTTTCAAGTTGACAAGAAATTGGTCGATATACTTCATTCTCAGTGTGTTTAA
- the LOC113353194 gene encoding peroxidase 27-like: MKLFSSILFVSILVLVIVILDATNGQGLKLGFYKKTCPDAESIIRKTTASFVSKNPTLAAALLRMNFHDCFVKGCDGSVLLNSTSSNQAEKSAPPNLSLRGFGVIDAVKASVEQKCPGVVSCADILSLAARDAVATIKGPYWKVTTGRRDGRESTAVNALTNLPPGSADISSLKATFASKDLSPKDLAVLSGAHTIGISFCTSFTNRLYNFTGKGDSDPTLDSEYVPRLKSKCKPNDAVQTAEMDPGSFKSFDSSYYSLVIKRRGLFQSDSALLNDAVTKAYVKRQATKRGSPTFFKDFAKSMEKMNAIEVLTGKAGEIRKHCAFIN, encoded by the exons ATGAAGCTTTTTTCTTCGATTTT GTTTGTCTCAATTTTAGTTCTTGTTATTGTTATCTTAGACGCGACTAATGGTCAGGGTCTAAAATTAGGATTCTACAAAAAGACATGTCCTGATGCAGAATCAATTATTCGTAAGACAACTGCTTCATTTGTTTCAAAAAATCCTACTCTCGCCGCTGCGTTATTGAGGATGAATTTCCATGATTGTTTCGTCAAG GGTTGTGATGGTTCAGTTCTATTAAATTCTACAAGCAGCAACCAAGCTGAGAAATCTGCACCTCCTAATCTATCCCTTAGAGGATTTGGTGTGATTGATGCTGTAAAGGCTTCAGTAGAACAAAAGTGCCCTGGAGTTGTTTCATGTGCAGACATTCTATCGTTGGCAGCTAGAGATGCAGTAGCCACG ATTAAGGGACCATATTGGAAGGTAACTACAGGTAGAAGAGATGGACGGGAATCGACCGCTGTAAATGCCTTAACAAATCTACCACCAGGAAGCGCCGACATCAGCTCATTGAAGGCTACATTTGCATCAAAGGATTTGAGTCCAAAAGACCTTGCAGTCCTATCAG GTGCACACACAATTGGTATTTCCTTCTGCACaagctttacaaacagactatACAATTTCACCGGTAAAGGAGATTCAGACCCAACATTGGACAGCGAGTATGTTCCGAGATTAAAGAGCAAATGCAAGCCAAACGATGCAGTTCAGACAGCTGAGATGGATCCTGGGAGTTTCAAATCATTCGACTCAAGTTACTATTCGCTTGTTATTAAGAGAAGGGGATTATTTCAATCTGACTCAGCCCTACTTAACGACGCAGTAACTAAGGCTTACGTCAAAAGACAAGCAACAAAAAGAGGATCACCAACTTTCTTCAAGGATTTTGCTAAATCTATGGAGAAAATGAATGCTATTGAAGTTCTCACTGGTAAAGCCGGTGAAATCAGAAAGCATTGTGCCTTTATCAACTAG